In Flavobacterium gelatinilyticum, a genomic segment contains:
- a CDS encoding glycoside hydrolase family 53 protein: MKKYIKILGLIALTAIQFSCSGNDSEDTESVNPPDASDTFIRASDVSFLPQMESLGTKFYSNGKAEPMLTTLKNAGCNTVRIRLWKDPVNGRSGLNEVKQLAKKARQAGLRVWITVHYSDNWADPGEQTTPKEWKNLSFTDLKTAVSNYTTTIISEINPDIIQIGNEINSGLLWPQGNLISNEQQCIALLTAASAAVRSKAPNTKIMIHYAGVESGATDWFFSKMKSIDYDYIGLSYYPVWHGKDLTTVKNTIDALGKKFSKKVLIAETAYPFTLLHNDQTNNIVGTNDQLVPGYPATPAGQRTFVTDIKNIVKTSEFGQGFAYWGGEWVAFKGPQSTTGSTFENQALYSFDNNALSVMQAFSKD, from the coding sequence ATGAAAAAATATATAAAAATTTTGGGATTAATTGCCCTGACTGCGATTCAGTTTTCGTGTTCGGGTAATGATTCTGAAGATACAGAATCGGTTAACCCGCCAGATGCATCGGATACCTTTATCAGAGCATCAGATGTTTCTTTTCTTCCACAAATGGAATCTTTAGGAACTAAATTCTACAGTAACGGCAAAGCAGAGCCAATGCTTACCACATTAAAAAATGCCGGTTGTAATACAGTCCGCATTCGTTTATGGAAAGATCCTGTAAACGGGCGTTCCGGTTTAAACGAAGTAAAGCAGCTCGCTAAAAAAGCAAGACAGGCCGGTTTAAGAGTCTGGATTACCGTTCACTATTCTGATAACTGGGCAGATCCGGGAGAGCAGACCACTCCTAAAGAATGGAAAAATTTATCTTTTACTGATTTAAAAACGGCAGTTTCTAATTATACAACTACAATAATTTCAGAAATTAATCCGGATATTATTCAGATTGGTAATGAAATCAACAGCGGATTATTATGGCCGCAAGGAAATTTAATCAGTAACGAACAGCAATGCATAGCTTTATTAACTGCAGCAAGTGCAGCGGTTCGAAGTAAGGCACCAAACACAAAAATAATGATTCATTATGCAGGTGTAGAGAGCGGCGCGACAGACTGGTTTTTTAGCAAAATGAAAAGCATAGATTACGACTATATCGGACTGTCTTATTATCCTGTATGGCATGGTAAAGATTTAACAACAGTAAAAAATACCATTGATGCTTTAGGAAAGAAATTCAGTAAAAAAGTCCTGATTGCAGAAACAGCATATCCTTTTACCTTATTGCACAATGATCAGACGAATAACATTGTAGGAACAAATGATCAACTGGTACCGGGTTATCCGGCAACTCCTGCAGGACAGAGAACTTTTGTTACAGATATTAAAAACATCGTAAAAACATCAGAATTCGGACAGGGATTCGCGTATTGGGGAGGCGAGTGGGTTGCTTTTAAAGGCCCTCAGTCTACAACTGGTTCCACATTCGAAAATCAGGCCCTTTATAGTTTCGATAATAATGCCTTATCAGTAATGCAGGCTTTTAGCAAAGATTAA
- a CDS encoding glycoside hydrolase family 53 protein: MKKSLKIVSFLMLTAVLFTSCKSKMAEEEYSFSKGADVGWLPQMEATGYKFYDADGSEKDCLQLLKDRGINTIRLRVWVNPNDDKASGHCSPEETVVMAVRAQKMGMRIMIDFHYSDSWADPGKQNKPAAWAKHSFPELLTDVYQHTYDVLKMLKKAGVTPEWVQVGNEIPSGMLWPEGHTDNFNQLAQLLNKGYEATKAVDPKIKVIVHLDEGNKSEKFRWFFNKATENKVKYDVIGLSYYPFWLKTDYQSTIKDLENNLKDMASRYNKEVMVVEVGGDYTLEQNTKEMLEATIKAVKSVPDNKGLGVIYWEPQGEKSWSGYQLNAWLPDGKPSPALDAFK, translated from the coding sequence ATGAAAAAATCACTTAAAATTGTATCTTTTTTAATGCTTACTGCCGTTCTGTTTACTTCCTGTAAATCTAAAATGGCAGAGGAAGAATATTCTTTTTCTAAAGGAGCAGATGTAGGCTGGCTGCCTCAAATGGAAGCAACAGGTTATAAATTTTATGATGCAGACGGCTCTGAGAAAGACTGTCTGCAATTATTAAAAGATCGCGGTATAAATACAATTCGCTTACGGGTTTGGGTAAATCCAAATGACGATAAAGCCAGCGGGCACTGCAGTCCGGAAGAAACCGTTGTCATGGCAGTTCGAGCACAAAAGATGGGAATGCGCATCATGATCGATTTTCATTACAGCGATTCGTGGGCAGATCCCGGAAAACAAAATAAACCAGCAGCATGGGCCAAACATTCTTTTCCGGAATTGCTAACCGATGTTTACCAGCATACTTATGATGTGCTGAAAATGCTAAAAAAAGCCGGAGTAACGCCGGAGTGGGTTCAGGTTGGAAATGAAATACCAAGCGGTATGCTTTGGCCGGAAGGTCATACAGACAATTTTAATCAGCTGGCACAATTGCTTAACAAAGGATACGAAGCCACAAAAGCAGTCGATCCAAAAATTAAAGTTATTGTTCATTTAGACGAAGGAAATAAAAGCGAAAAATTCAGATGGTTTTTTAACAAAGCAACCGAAAATAAAGTTAAATATGATGTAATTGGTTTATCCTATTATCCATTTTGGCTTAAAACCGATTATCAAAGCACTATCAAAGATTTAGAAAATAATCTAAAAGATATGGCTTCCCGCTACAATAAAGAAGTTATGGTAGTCGAAGTTGGCGGCGATTATACATTAGAACAAAATACCAAAGAAATGCTCGAAGCTACTATAAAAGCCGTAAAAAGCGTGCCTGATAATAAAGGTTTAGGTGTTATTTATTGGGAACCGCAAGGCGAAAAAAGCTGGAGCGGTTATCAGTTAAACGCCTGGCTTCCTGACGGAAAACCATCTCCGGCATTGGATGCTTTTAAATAA
- a CDS encoding DUF4982 domain-containing protein — translation MKLIFKSISFLFLMLFSSGKLMSQSSTVILKDNWRFSKEVKEDAYSVDYDASKWEKVSVPHDWAIYGPFDKKWDIQTGIIEQNGEKEATEKTGRTGALPHIGTGWYRNTFTIPEFKKGKKAILLFEGAMSEPQVFLNGKKIGNWGYGYSYFYIDITNDLTAGSENVLAVKLTNLPFSSRWYPGAGLYRNVSVIVSEQESFAQWGTFITTPETKSNDAVVDIKAEFHGSNVSMITQIKDAENKVVATQKTTETKDGKFHQTISVAKPNLWSPETPYLYTAVTKLYAADGTLKDEQNIKFGIRYIKYEPNKGFSLNGKVTKFKGVCLHHDLGPLGAAVNKAALRRQLTILKDLGCNAIRSSHNMPSFEQLELADEMGFMFLAESFDEWAKPKVENGYNRFFTEYAEKDIVNLVRATRNHPCIVMWSSGNEVPDQWGAEGVERARWLQDIFHREDPTRPVTVGMDQVKATMESGFGALLDIPGLNYRVHLYEEAYKTFPQGLILGSETASTVSSRGIYKFPVVQEKNKQYDDLQSSSYDLEACSWSNVPDDDFVLQDDKPWVIGEFVWTGFDYLGEPTPYDEKWPSRSSYFGISDLAGLPKDRFYLYRSRWNTKDKTLHILPHWNWKGREGEITPVFVYTNYDSAELFVNGKSMGIQKKSNATPQNRYRLMWNDVKYEPGTVKVVAFDSNGKKAAESEIKTAGDPYKIVLKADRKTIKADGDDISFVTVSVVDKNGIECPAATDELQFEVTGAATYRAACNGDATSLELFHENKMKLFSGKLVVLVKSVKKAGAIQLEVTGKGLQKGKINLKSE, via the coding sequence ATGAAACTAATTTTTAAGTCCATATCATTCTTATTTCTGATGCTTTTTTCATCTGGAAAATTGATGTCGCAATCAAGTACCGTTATTTTAAAAGACAACTGGCGCTTTTCTAAAGAGGTAAAAGAAGATGCTTATTCAGTAGATTATGATGCTTCAAAATGGGAAAAAGTCAGTGTACCTCATGATTGGGCGATCTATGGGCCTTTTGATAAAAAATGGGACATTCAGACGGGAATCATTGAACAAAACGGAGAAAAAGAAGCGACCGAAAAAACAGGAAGAACAGGAGCATTGCCGCATATTGGAACCGGATGGTACCGTAATACTTTTACTATTCCGGAATTTAAAAAAGGAAAAAAAGCAATTCTTCTTTTTGAAGGAGCAATGAGCGAACCTCAGGTATTTTTAAATGGAAAAAAAATTGGAAACTGGGGGTATGGATACAGCTATTTTTATATTGATATTACAAATGATCTTACTGCAGGATCAGAAAACGTATTAGCTGTAAAATTAACTAATTTACCATTTTCTTCGAGATGGTATCCCGGAGCCGGTTTGTATAGAAATGTGAGTGTTATTGTATCTGAACAGGAAAGTTTTGCACAATGGGGAACTTTTATTACAACTCCCGAAACCAAGAGCAATGATGCTGTTGTAGATATAAAAGCCGAATTTCATGGCAGTAACGTTTCAATGATAACCCAGATAAAAGATGCTGAAAATAAGGTTGTAGCCACACAAAAAACTACTGAAACAAAAGACGGGAAATTCCATCAGACGATTTCAGTTGCCAAACCTAATTTATGGAGTCCGGAAACACCTTATTTGTATACAGCTGTAACCAAATTATATGCAGCTGACGGAACGTTAAAAGATGAACAAAACATAAAGTTTGGTATACGATACATCAAATATGAACCGAATAAAGGATTCAGCCTTAACGGAAAAGTGACTAAATTTAAAGGAGTCTGTCTTCATCATGATTTAGGACCTCTTGGTGCAGCTGTGAACAAAGCAGCGCTTCGCAGACAGCTTACAATTCTTAAAGATTTAGGATGTAATGCCATCAGAAGTTCTCATAACATGCCTTCTTTTGAGCAGCTTGAACTGGCAGACGAAATGGGATTTATGTTTCTTGCAGAAAGTTTCGATGAATGGGCAAAACCAAAAGTAGAAAACGGATACAATCGCTTTTTTACAGAATATGCAGAAAAAGACATTGTAAATTTAGTGAGAGCTACACGAAATCATCCTTGTATTGTAATGTGGAGTTCAGGAAATGAAGTTCCGGATCAATGGGGAGCAGAAGGGGTAGAACGTGCCAGATGGCTTCAGGATATTTTTCACCGAGAAGACCCTACAAGACCCGTGACTGTTGGCATGGATCAGGTAAAAGCAACTATGGAGTCCGGTTTTGGGGCTTTACTGGATATTCCAGGGTTAAATTACAGAGTTCATCTTTACGAAGAAGCCTATAAAACATTTCCGCAAGGATTAATTTTGGGTTCAGAAACAGCTTCAACAGTAAGTTCAAGAGGAATTTATAAATTTCCTGTGGTTCAGGAAAAAAACAAACAATACGATGATCTTCAAAGTTCATCTTATGATTTAGAAGCCTGCAGCTGGTCCAATGTTCCTGATGATGATTTCGTGCTTCAGGACGATAAACCATGGGTTATTGGCGAATTTGTCTGGACAGGTTTTGATTATTTAGGAGAACCTACGCCTTATGATGAAAAATGGCCGTCAAGAAGTTCATATTTCGGAATTTCGGATTTGGCAGGACTTCCTAAAGATCGTTTTTATCTTTACAGAAGCAGATGGAATACGAAGGATAAAACGCTTCATATACTGCCGCATTGGAACTGGAAAGGAAGAGAAGGTGAGATTACTCCCGTTTTTGTTTACACAAATTATGACAGCGCTGAACTTTTTGTAAACGGAAAAAGTATGGGAATCCAGAAAAAGAGTAATGCAACGCCGCAAAACCGTTACCGTTTAATGTGGAATGATGTGAAGTATGAACCGGGAACAGTTAAAGTGGTTGCATTTGATTCGAATGGAAAAAAAGCGGCTGAAAGCGAGATTAAAACCGCTGGAGATCCTTATAAAATTGTTCTTAAAGCAGATCGTAAAACTATAAAAGCAGATGGCGATGATATCTCTTTTGTAACAGTTTCGGTAGTCGATAAAAACGGAATTGAATGCCCCGCAGCAACTGATGAACTGCAATTTGAAGTAACAGGCGCCGCAACATACAGAGCAGCTTGTAATGGAGATGCAACATCATTAGAATTGTTTCATGAGAATAAAATGAAACTTTTCAGCGGTAAACTTGTTGTACTGGTGAAATCAGTTAAAAAGGCAGGTGCGATCCAATTGGAAGTAACAGGTAAAGGACTGCAGAAAGGGAAAATAAATTTAAAATCAGAGTAA
- a CDS encoding TonB-dependent receptor domain-containing protein: protein MKVKQIILCALTFFAAQTIQGQVNISGKIIYDQKPLSDVNVLVLKEDSGFAASAETDSTGTYTISNIRAGSYKIVFSLIGYNKETLFIKTASEDLKMPDIIMKMETVEMNEVTVQSKRSAFKLEPGKTTVTLSAASLGSNGSLLSILEKIPGILILSDGSVILNGQTGANVMIDGKQSYLSGENLLNMLRSMSGSTVDKIEMVSNPSSQYDAAGPAGFINIKSKKKREEGVNLNLASNIEAGKRIRQNQNFSLQLDGEKYTFFTNYSFRSGQDYILVNSYREYLRTKTADTSAAVLNMDADRKFSSNSHYLKTGIEYRFSENLNLSTDVYRNWFKRNKDEAVLSELFQGSGFRDFSLYTDNEQNSNHESLGGGIRIVYKFSPKIKWENLFNFLVFEQNEKLDQESSISNTSEPDSEKELRGRMGGTIQITNLQSDFSWDTDEKFVFYSGLKGSSIAIDNNAIYNILQPSGWIEDEKLSSNFFYKEKVLAAYLQTEQKWSERFSTKAGLRLELTDTEGRYVSGGRDSTVVRNYQQLFPAFSASYNITDKYTVGLQYGRRIVRPNYRDLSPFTEVNDRYLQERGNTALRPELINNIELSWLVKQQYTLSMFYNTRKNPISKSYLTESESDITIVTPLNLTKSYALGIKAGVNNISPMNWWTLHLNGSLTYKKFQWQEMGILYTNSLLTPVLQFNNQFKLPGKWAFEATGYYSGAMAEGQAEIGTIGSVSFGARKNFFENKLSLYAYINDVFLTNIQNIRLYNSLIAGFYKERRDSRMAGITISWRFDSGNSSKAMRKIENMEESNRIN from the coding sequence ATGAAGGTAAAACAAATAATTCTGTGTGCATTGACATTTTTTGCAGCGCAGACGATACAGGGTCAGGTAAATATTTCAGGAAAGATAATTTATGATCAAAAACCTCTTTCGGATGTAAATGTGCTTGTTCTAAAAGAAGATTCTGGTTTTGCAGCCAGTGCTGAAACGGATTCTACAGGTACTTATACAATTTCCAATATAAGAGCAGGCAGTTATAAAATAGTATTTTCACTGATTGGTTATAACAAAGAAACACTGTTCATAAAAACAGCTTCAGAAGATCTGAAAATGCCGGATATCATTATGAAAATGGAAACTGTTGAAATGAATGAGGTAACGGTTCAATCGAAACGATCTGCATTTAAACTTGAACCGGGAAAAACCACGGTTACGCTTTCTGCAGCTTCATTAGGATCTAATGGTTCGCTTTTGAGTATATTGGAAAAAATCCCGGGAATATTAATTTTGAGTGACGGATCGGTTATTTTGAACGGGCAGACAGGTGCAAATGTGATGATAGACGGTAAACAGTCTTATTTAAGCGGCGAAAATCTCTTGAATATGCTGCGTTCTATGTCCGGCAGTACAGTTGATAAAATAGAAATGGTGTCCAACCCTTCTTCTCAGTACGATGCTGCCGGACCGGCAGGATTTATCAATATTAAAAGCAAAAAGAAAAGAGAAGAAGGGGTAAATCTTAATCTTGCGTCGAATATAGAAGCAGGAAAACGTATCAGACAGAATCAAAACTTTTCCTTACAGCTGGATGGTGAAAAATATACATTCTTTACCAATTATTCATTTAGAAGCGGACAAGATTATATTTTAGTCAATTCGTATAGGGAATATTTAAGAACCAAAACGGCAGATACAAGCGCCGCAGTTCTCAACATGGATGCAGACAGAAAATTCAGTTCGAATTCACATTATTTAAAAACAGGAATTGAGTACCGGTTTTCAGAAAATTTAAATTTAAGTACTGATGTATATCGAAATTGGTTTAAAAGAAATAAAGATGAAGCAGTTTTGTCTGAGCTTTTTCAAGGTTCTGGTTTTAGAGACTTTTCTCTTTATACTGATAATGAACAGAATTCTAATCATGAAAGTTTAGGAGGCGGGATTCGGATAGTATATAAATTCAGTCCCAAAATAAAATGGGAAAACTTATTTAATTTTCTTGTTTTCGAACAGAACGAAAAATTGGATCAGGAAAGCAGCATCTCTAATACATCAGAGCCAGATTCTGAGAAAGAGCTCCGCGGGAGAATGGGAGGTACTATACAAATAACAAATCTACAATCTGATTTTAGCTGGGATACAGATGAGAAATTTGTATTTTATTCAGGGCTGAAAGGTTCATCAATAGCTATTGACAATAATGCAATATATAATATTTTACAGCCGAGCGGATGGATTGAAGATGAAAAACTTAGCAGCAATTTTTTTTATAAAGAAAAAGTATTGGCAGCATATCTGCAGACAGAACAAAAATGGTCAGAACGTTTTTCAACCAAAGCAGGACTTCGTCTTGAATTAACAGATACCGAAGGACGTTATGTTTCAGGAGGGCGTGATTCGACAGTTGTAAGGAACTACCAACAGCTTTTTCCGGCCTTTTCGGCAAGCTACAATATCACAGATAAATACACTGTAGGACTGCAGTACGGAAGACGCATTGTCCGCCCAAACTACAGAGACCTCAGCCCCTTCACAGAAGTAAATGACAGGTATCTGCAGGAGAGAGGCAATACGGCATTACGACCGGAATTGATAAATAACATTGAATTGTCATGGCTGGTAAAACAGCAATATACATTGAGTATGTTTTACAATACACGTAAAAATCCCATCAGTAAAAGTTATCTCACCGAATCAGAAAGCGATATTACAATTGTAACGCCTTTAAACCTGACAAAAAGTTATGCTTTAGGAATAAAAGCAGGTGTTAATAATATCAGTCCAATGAACTGGTGGACATTACATTTAAATGGTTCTTTAACATATAAGAAATTCCAATGGCAGGAAATGGGCATTTTGTATACAAATAGTCTCTTGACGCCTGTACTTCAATTTAACAATCAATTTAAACTGCCTGGAAAATGGGCTTTTGAAGCAACAGGATATTATAGCGGTGCAATGGCCGAGGGACAGGCCGAAATTGGCACAATAGGTTCTGTATCATTTGGAGCACGAAAAAACTTCTTTGAAAACAAGTTAAGTTTATATGCATATATCAATGATGTCTTTTTGACTAATATTCAGAATATCAGACTCTATAACAGTCTTATTGCTGGATTTTACAAGGAAAGGAGGGACAGCCGTATGGCAGGGATTACTATTTCATGGAGGTTTGATTCAGGCAATTCATCAAAAGCGATGCGAAAAATAGAGAATATGGAAGAAAGTAACCGTATCAATTAG
- a CDS encoding sensor histidine kinase, which yields MIKTNKIAIEYIYPAFWGILMFNLLRAVTDLTHRGIFWEGDMKLHAVALTLSVFTCYVCSFLWRRRLRRTAEFKDTAKHYLFILAELTFLLNLLLITGQALGVLFMGSGWIDYMLINSIYLPLLLIFYALIRSTVIEKNVNEKNLTLEKLKTEKKEAELEFLKSQYHPHFLFNALNTIYFQMDSDTLQAKKSIEYLSELLRYQLYDVNQEVAFHQEINYLRSFIAFQQLRKTDKLVVNIEIDPALHEERIHPLLFQPLLENAFKYVGGLYQIDFVLKLENNQIYFELRNTVSQNSGFSYTKSRGIGLNNLKRRLELLYPEKYVLNIHDEEDFFKVILIVSLKQ from the coding sequence ATGATTAAAACAAATAAAATAGCAATTGAATATATTTACCCGGCTTTCTGGGGGATTCTCATGTTTAATTTACTGAGAGCTGTCACTGATTTAACACATCGTGGTATTTTCTGGGAAGGCGACATGAAGCTGCATGCTGTAGCATTAACACTATCAGTTTTTACCTGTTACGTATGTAGTTTTTTATGGAGAAGAAGACTTCGCAGAACAGCTGAGTTTAAAGATACAGCGAAGCATTATCTTTTTATTCTTGCAGAACTAACTTTTTTGCTGAATCTTTTGCTTATTACCGGTCAGGCACTGGGAGTGCTGTTTATGGGGTCAGGCTGGATCGATTATATGCTTATTAATTCAATTTATCTGCCACTGTTGTTGATTTTTTATGCACTGATCCGCAGTACCGTTATAGAGAAAAATGTAAATGAAAAAAATCTGACGCTCGAAAAATTGAAAACAGAAAAAAAAGAAGCAGAGCTTGAATTTTTAAAATCCCAGTATCATCCGCATTTTCTTTTTAATGCCTTGAATACTATTTATTTCCAAATGGATTCAGATACATTGCAGGCAAAAAAAAGTATCGAATATTTATCAGAACTACTGCGCTACCAGCTTTATGATGTAAATCAGGAAGTCGCATTTCATCAGGAAATAAATTATTTGCGTTCTTTTATTGCTTTTCAACAACTTAGAAAAACCGATAAACTTGTAGTAAATATTGAAATAGATCCGGCTTTGCACGAAGAGCGCATACATCCCTTACTATTTCAGCCGCTTTTAGAAAATGCATTTAAATATGTTGGAGGTTTGTATCAGATAGATTTTGTATTAAAGCTGGAGAATAATCAAATCTATTTTGAACTGAGAAACACTGTTTCCCAAAATTCCGGTTTTTCATATACAAAAAGCAGAGGTATAGGACTTAATAACTTAAAACGAAGATTGGAATTGCTTTATCCTGAAAAGTATGTGTTAAATATACATGATGAAGAAGATTTTTTTAAAGTTATACTGATAGTATCTTTAAAACAATAA
- a CDS encoding LytR/AlgR family response regulator transcription factor, with the protein MKLKCVITDDEPVARKGIRSYIEKTDFLSLAGECETAIELNSLLKKESVDVIFLDVEMPGLSGMEFLASAVNLPKIIIVSAYEQYALKGYEMNVFDYLLKPVSYDRFLKSANRLYDQHVKEFKTENKDYIFIKVDKKAKKLKFKDILFIESMENYVLIHTVESKEMMYCTLKMMADSLPSDVFVQTHRSFIVNTEHIQSIEGNTLEIRNHKIPLSRSLRDDIYSKLTEGCFIRRNKG; encoded by the coding sequence ATGAAATTGAAATGTGTTATTACAGATGATGAACCCGTGGCCCGTAAAGGTATCAGGAGTTATATTGAAAAAACAGATTTTCTCTCGCTGGCAGGAGAATGCGAAACAGCAATAGAATTAAACAGTTTACTTAAAAAAGAATCTGTAGATGTAATATTTCTTGATGTTGAAATGCCCGGTCTCTCCGGTATGGAATTCTTGGCCTCTGCGGTAAATCTTCCTAAAATTATTATTGTTTCGGCTTATGAGCAATATGCCCTGAAAGGATATGAAATGAATGTTTTCGATTATCTCTTAAAACCGGTATCCTATGATCGCTTTCTCAAATCTGCTAACAGACTATATGATCAGCACGTTAAGGAATTTAAAACTGAAAATAAGGATTATATTTTTATTAAAGTAGATAAAAAAGCTAAAAAACTGAAATTCAAAGACATTTTGTTTATAGAAAGTATGGAGAATTATGTTTTAATTCATACTGTTGAGTCAAAAGAAATGATGTACTGTACTTTGAAAATGATGGCTGACAGTCTTCCATCTGATGTCTTTGTTCAGACGCATCGATCATTTATTGTCAATACAGAACACATTCAGTCAATAGAAGGCAATACATTAGAAATTAGAAACCATAAAATTCCTTTATCAAGAAGCTTAAGAGATGATATTTATAGTAAATTAACAGAAGGTTGCTTTATTAGAAGAAATAAAGGGTGA
- a CDS encoding DUF1349 domain-containing protein encodes MKKIFLIVLCINVFKVSAQKLNAMHWLNEPEEWEIKDNKLIMQVTPQSDYWNKSHYGFTVYDGPFYYTERSGEFEVILKMSGVYKTRFDQVCLMLRIDENNYVKTGIEYVDGIYNISTVHTINTSSWSVLGLKDKPKNIWMKAVRRLDALEIFYSTDGINYTMTNTVYFPEFKTVQVGMMAASPDGKGFTAAFEDFKITHLPDQRRLDWLKNNP; translated from the coding sequence ATGAAAAAAATCTTCTTAATAGTACTCTGTATTAATGTTTTTAAAGTTAGTGCTCAAAAACTAAATGCCATGCATTGGTTAAATGAACCGGAAGAGTGGGAAATTAAAGACAACAAGCTTATTATGCAGGTCACTCCTCAATCTGATTACTGGAATAAGAGTCACTATGGTTTTACAGTATACGACGGTCCTTTTTATTATACAGAAAGAAGCGGAGAATTTGAAGTAATTTTAAAAATGAGCGGTGTATATAAAACCAGATTCGATCAGGTGTGTCTAATGCTTAGAATTGATGAAAACAATTATGTCAAAACTGGTATTGAATATGTAGATGGAATATATAATATATCAACGGTGCATACTATAAACACAAGTTCATGGAGCGTTCTGGGCCTTAAGGATAAGCCAAAAAACATTTGGATGAAAGCGGTACGAAGACTGGATGCATTAGAAATCTTCTATTCTACAGACGGCATAAATTACACTATGACCAATACCGTTTATTTTCCGGAATTTAAAACCGTACAAGTTGGTATGATGGCAGCAAGTCCAGACGGCAAAGGGTTTACGGCTGCTTTTGAAGATTTTAAAATTACGCACCTCCCTGACCAAAGACGTTTGGACTGGCTTAAAAACAATCCCTAA
- a CDS encoding helix-turn-helix transcriptional regulator codes for MNPISNLEDHFFLESVDGPEKRKEALEETLCQLQGYVKLEQSVAVLSDLADNKSYIFAGDFGSFFKISISGYTTIDSIWEEDIYKRIHPDDLFQRHLLELEFFNFLKELPTGERLNYSTRCSLRALNSENEYQQILHRSFYLKNSSKGGLWLAVCLYNYLFEKSGSANGIQGMIVNTKTGEGFYADNYTNCINLLTLREKQILELISHGLISKEIACRLNISINTVNRHRQNILEKLNVTNSIEAVRTAEALHLL; via the coding sequence ATGAATCCAATATCAAATTTAGAAGACCATTTTTTTTTAGAATCTGTAGACGGTCCGGAGAAACGTAAAGAGGCTTTAGAAGAAACTCTTTGCCAGCTTCAGGGGTATGTAAAGCTGGAACAGTCAGTGGCCGTATTATCTGATCTGGCAGATAATAAAAGCTATATTTTCGCAGGAGATTTTGGCAGCTTTTTTAAAATAAGCATTTCTGGTTATACCACAATTGATTCCATCTGGGAGGAAGATATTTACAAACGCATTCATCCTGATGATCTTTTTCAGAGACATCTTCTGGAATTGGAGTTTTTTAATTTTTTAAAAGAATTACCAACAGGAGAAAGATTGAATTACAGCACCAGATGCAGTTTAAGAGCATTAAATTCTGAAAATGAATATCAGCAGATTCTGCATCGCAGTTTTTATCTTAAAAACAGTTCTAAAGGAGGTCTGTGGCTTGCAGTATGTCTATATAATTACTTATTTGAAAAATCAGGAAGTGCAAACGGTATTCAAGGTATGATTGTCAATACAAAGACAGGAGAGGGCTTCTATGCTGATAATTATACAAACTGTATAAATTTATTAACATTACGCGAGAAACAAATTCTGGAGCTCATAAGTCATGGACTAATAAGTAAAGAAATCGCCTGCAGACTGAATATCAGTATTAATACTGTGAACAGACATCGACAGAATATTCTAGAAAAATTAAATGTTACCAATTCTATTGAGGCAGTCAGAACAGCAGAAGCGCTTCATCTCTTGTAA
- a CDS encoding HEAT repeat domain-containing protein, producing MDKLLTSIKNIEHGFKHIIEAGDSILADKTKNPFDLAVIFLSDDAYQVRMLAVYLLGQLSTENPAALELLEIKVSKDKNWRVQEMLAKAFDHYCKIIGYEKSLPMIKKWLDDKNPNLNRAVIEGLRIWTSRPYFAENPTAAIQLISQHKSHDSEYVRKSAGNALRDISKKHKEKVLEEISTWDLTHKKTEFTYKLVKGK from the coding sequence ATGGATAAACTCCTTACTAGCATCAAGAATATTGAACATGGTTTTAAGCATATTATTGAAGCAGGCGACAGTATTTTAGCAGACAAAACGAAAAATCCTTTTGATCTCGCAGTGATTTTTTTATCTGATGACGCTTATCAGGTTAGAATGCTGGCTGTTTATCTTTTAGGACAGCTTTCGACCGAGAATCCCGCAGCTCTGGAACTGCTTGAAATAAAAGTTTCGAAGGACAAAAATTGGCGGGTACAGGAAATGCTGGCAAAGGCATTCGATCATTACTGCAAAATTATCGGCTATGAAAAAAGTCTGCCAATGATTAAAAAATGGCTGGATGACAAAAATCCAAACTTAAATCGAGCAGTTATTGAAGGACTTAGAATTTGGACAAGCCGGCCTTACTTTGCAGAAAATCCTACGGCGGCAATACAACTAATCAGCCAGCATAAATCTCACGATAGTGAATACGTAAGAAAATCGGCAGGCAATGCACTTCGGGACATAAGCAAAAAACATAAAGAAAAAGTACTTGAAGAAATCTCAACCTGGGACCTAACTCATAAAAAAACAGAGTTCACCTATAAATTAGTAAAGGGAAAATAA